The Cucurbita pepo subsp. pepo cultivar mu-cu-16 chromosome LG18, ASM280686v2, whole genome shotgun sequence nucleotide sequence TCTCTAAACGTGTTGAATGTCCTCCCACAGCTTTTAAAATCTGACTTTGCTtcgctttgctttgctttgtgAAAGTTGCACAGGTACAGGCAGATCTTACTTACTTTCTTGGACTATTTAAGGAGGTTGTAGGcatcttattttcttatagaAATTTGCTCTCATTTGTTTTGAAGACTCAGCTTCAGTGGGCCTCCTAACTTGACCATCTTATTCACTACTCAACATAACCCCTTCAAGTTTACAGAGGTACTGCATCTATCAGTTCTAGTTCTTAAGTGTGTGCatgtttttcttcataacTTGTTTCGAAATAGGTTAATATCTATAGCGTTTTGGATGTGTTTTCTGATTgctatttatctaaaaaatggATATGCATAAAGGGTTCTATTTGTTCATAACTTGCGGGTAGGATGTCACCAATATTGTAAGTTTATGCTCATTGTGCATAATCTCTTATTATATGCAATATGCATGAAGGATCTTGAAAATATATGACAGTTCTTGATTAATACCtgggaaaagaaaagctcTTTGGTTTGATTGTCTGTTCCTCCATTCAGGCTCCAACTGAGGAAAATGGTGAAGATCTGCTGCATTGGAGCTGGGTATGTCGGTGGGCCTACGATGGCAGTGATAGCATCAAAATGCCCCACAATTGAAGTAGTAGTTGTTGACATCTCTGTTTCCAAGATCTTAGCCTGGAATAGTGACCAACTCCCAATATATGAGCCCGGTCTTGATGATGTAGTGAAGCAGTGCAGAGGAAAGAACCTATTTTTCAGCACAGATGTTGAAAGGCACGTCTCAGAGGCTGACATAATCTTTGTTTCAGTCAATACTCCAACAAAAACTCGAGGCCTTGGAGCTGGCAAAGCTGCAGATCTCACATATTGGGAGAGTGCAGCCCGAATGATTGCCGATGTATCAAAATCAGATAAGATTGTTGTTGAAAAATCAACTGTTCCTGTAAAAACAGCAGAAGCAATAGAAAAGATTCTTATCCACAACAGCAAGGGAATCAAATATCAGATTCTCTCAAATCCAGAGTTCCTTGCTGAGGGTACTGCaattaaagatttatttaacCCCGACCGGGTTCTCATAGGAGGGAGAGAAACTCCGGATGGTCTCAAGGCAGTTCAAGCTTTGAAGAGTGTATATGCGCAGTGGGTGCCCGAAGAAAGAATTATCACCACCAATCTGTGGTCTGCAGAGCTATCAAAGTTAGCTGCCAATGCATTTTTGGCTCAAAGGATCTCATCTATCAACGCAATGTCAGCACTCTGTGAGGCTACTGGTGCAGATGTGTCACAGGTATCCCATGCCATTGGAACAGATACTAGAATCGGACCCAAGTTCCTCAATGCAAGTGTTGGTTTTGGTGGATCATGTTTTCAGAAAGACATtctcaatttgatttatatttgTGAATGCAATGGCTTGAATCAAGCTGCTAGCTACTGGAAACAAGTGATCAAGGTCAACGACTACCAAAAGAACCGATTCGTAAACCGGGTTGTCTCTTCAATGTTCAATACAGTTTCAGGCAAAAAGATAGCGATTCTCGGGTTTGCTTTCAAGAAGGATACAGGTGACACAAGGGAAACTCCTGCGATTAGTGTCTGCCAGGGACTTTTGGGGGACAAGGCAAAACTGAGTATATATGACCCACAAGTAACTGAGGATCAGGTTCTAAGGGACTTGTCTATGAACAAGTTTGATTGGGACCATCCAATCCACTTGCAGCCAGTGAGCCCAACTGCGGCAAAGGAAGTCAGTTTCGCTTGGGACCCCTATGAGGCAACTAAAGATGCTCATGCAGTCTGCATTCTTACTGAATGGGATGAATTCAAGACTCTTGATTTCCAAAGGATTTTTGAACAAATGCAGAAACCTGCATTTGTTTTTGATGGCAGAAATGTTGTTGATGTTCAAAAGCTGAGGGAGATTGGATTCATAGTCTATTCCATTGGAAAACCACTGGATCCATGGCTCAAGGATATGCCTGTTATGGCATAGAAGTCCCAATGATATAAAAAGATGGAGTCTAACCACCAAGAGAAAAGTTTGATGATTAGttctttctctatttttcattGCTTTTTCTTACCTGCAAGTTGattcacatttttataattgttttcaGAACTAACCTCCACggttatataaaatttacttCGTTTTAAAGGTTCTGCTATTTAATTGTTGATTAAGTTTTTGTGTTTGAGTATTTCGATCCTCTACCATATGATCGTTGATTTAAGtagaaagttcaaaattttttattttttattcattgtaTGAGAACATCATTTCACACCATTTTTCGGGTCAATAAACAGCATTAATGTTAGATGACCTCGAGTGTTCGAGTCAAGTCAGTCTCTGCTTATGTTCAACAGATTTGCATAGGATTAGTATTAGACTGGTGTAAAACCACGAGCTATATATTATCAAACTTAGATAGAATGACCAAGTCCACATTTTCAAGCACTGTCAATGGAGTTTAGTTCACCAGCTGGATTCCATGTTAAATTACAGAAAACAACAGTCTTTCGTAAGTTTTCTCCCCAAAAATGAGTAAAATCAACGCGTGGTGAATTCTTATAATGTAATGAATCACAATCATTAGAACGCACCAGAAATATGGGAGAGACTACAATAGAAACCTCAcatgaaatgaagaaatccGAATCCACAGTTCCCGCGAAGTAGATATCTGTGATGCTGTAACATCGTATAGCATCATTATAACAGCATGGCTAGTTAATTCTTTTGAGTGTGTTGACATAGGTATAGCTGGAAAAGGTAACGAAGAGCTTCCTAAACCTGCCAAACAAAGAGTAGGGCAATTAAAGCAACAGGTAAAAGAGTTTACCAGCCAACCAAATCCAGATGTCCTTATGCATGGAATGGGAAGGGGAATGAAATAACCATGACGTGGAAAGCTCTCAAATGTGGAAACACAACTACGATAAGAGACTAATCTcaaataaaattcacaaaacaAACATACCAAACCCATTGGCTTGCGTGCTGTGCCATTGCGAGGAAGCTTTGCCGTGGGCGTTCATTTAACAAGCAATGCATCATTCCACTTGGGTGCTCTTTGGAAAACATACTAGATAACCAGATATCAAATGGACCACTATACTTGCGCAGTATATTGGTACTGACCTGAGAATAGCCAGGGAAAAGTAAACATAAGTTCATGGAAAAGGGAACACAAAAGTTGATCAAGTGTTAGAAGTACCAATTAGCTAGAGACTGGGACTCCAAAGACCCGAAGAAGATCGGTTACACAGACATGTCATTAGTAGACACTGGCATGCATGTGACACAAAGAGAGTCTAAAAGATGGTGCTAAGTTAGCTATACATAGGAACTCTGAAGACCTGAAGACAGATGGGTTGTAGACACAGACATGTTATCGATAGACGCTATGCCATGCATTGGTCGACAAAGGATGGTGATAAGTTATGGCACCgaatttcctttgaaattGTCACATATCAACAAGCCGAAAGTCATTTATGagtttaatcaattttaataattcattgAGCCATAACTTGGCTTCCATCTCATTCCGTAGCCTCAACACAGATAAGGAAAGATTCCTGCTATTTAAGTACTAAAATATCTATAGAATTACGGATCCCTGAACAGCTGAACTTCTAGGCATTTACAAATGGAAATAGAAACTGAATGTGATGGCACAAGTCcgccactagcagatattgtcttctttgggttttctctttcgggtttctcttcaaggtttttaaaacgcgtcttttagagagaggtttccacacccttataaagcgtgtttcgttctcctccccaaccgatgtgggatcacaCTCAACGTAGGAAGAACAAGAGTTCTGCAAGTGGGATCCTAAAATAATGAGTTAACCAACATAGAAACGTGATTGAATGAGAATCGAATATgtagaaaaggaaaacttaCTAGTTCCCATGCCTCAAAACTTTGTGGAGCCTTATTGTGCAAGAAACCTCTGTTTACAGcatttggaaaaagaaaagtaaaagattttttttattagagcGGAGGAGAAATACATCATTGATTATACTAGACATAGAGATGATAGTAAGAATTCTCTTTTAATTGACGTTAAGAAAATCAAAGTACAAAAGTTTAGAAGGCAGCCTACCGCACCCCATTGTGCACATCACGATGATTACAGTGACCGGAAACTCCATAGCTATCAAAAGTAATAATCTGTTAAAAGAAGTGAAAGAACTGAATGTAAGACATATCAGATAGAAACTGAAAAATATAGATAACCAAAATTGAATGCAGATATGATATCAGTATTGCACCAGTAACCAAAATTGAACAGATACCAAGATATTACCAAGTCAATCCCATGGCTTGATATTTCCTGTTCGATAATCTCTGCCAGCAATTTATGATCCCACACTTTGCCAAAACCATCCTGACGGCATCATTATATTGGATTACATTCTTCATATGATATGTCGAGAAGTGACAGTATAATCAAACTCAGCCAGACACTTTAAAAGTCACACCTGCAAATCTGGATGATCCAGGATCTTCACTTGATTGAGGGGAACCTAGatttgaataaaaacaaaagcagaTTTCGATAAATAAAgatcaaaatattatagatattatcttctctttttttttttcttttttttttataaaaaaaaataccagcTTTGTCAAACACCTTAAGAACTGTGGAAGCTTTGTATAGCTCTTCTCTTCTCATGGTTCCCATGCCATCTGCATTACCTATAtgataaatgaagaaaaaaaaatagaaaataattggTCGTTTGGGAgctatttcaaaaaatatgtTCGAATAATTGGTTTTGAAGTTTGTTGTTATGGCTATGAATTACTTGTTTTCTAAGACAATTAGAGTTGTAATTTCTATGAAAAATCATGTGTTTATGGATAGCgatttaaacataaaataatgttatCATTTATAAGTGGTTTTAAATGTAAACAAAACAATTCTGTacacaaaaacacaaaaatggTTTTGAAAGCAATCCCCCAAACAAGCCCTAAGTTGTGAAATTGGGATTCACACGATGAAAGTCAAGATTTTGATacataaatcaataaaagaaagaaggccAACAAGTGAACTGCTGAAGTGCAATACCAATTGACAtgcataaaatataaagtttatggCCCCTTGATGTAAGGAAGTTCATTGTTGGAGAAAAAAACCTGCAGGGGGTTGCAGAACCGCATCAGGAGGCGTAGATAAAAAGGTATAAATTGCATACATATTGagttataaagaaaaaaaaaaatagaaacaaaattgtaCATTCTAATACAACTTGGTGAGCGACCAATTTTAAAGTACAAAATTGACAACTCCAGAAACTATTAAGGAACTAAGTACATTTGAACATAATGAGAACATCAACAACTGATATGATGGAGCCAATTCCAATGATATAATAGATCTTAacaaatatcaattatttctAAACTCTTCTGGttgtagatattttttttttttgttgaacaaACGTTCGCagattaaattttgaagtccGAGTTGAATATTTGATCTATGAGCAAATTAAATGCTGTTCTAATCTGAGCAAGTATAAATGGAAGAAGTAGTTAACATTAACATTATCAATTCAATTTTCAGCAAGGAGAACTGTAaggacttttcttttctatagGTAACAAAGATTTTCATTCAgaactcaaaataaacaatGGGCAATAAGATAAAACCACTGCAAAAAAAATTCTGTCGTAGGAGCAAGATATAAACACAGCAAGCAAAATAAAGAATGGCAGCAAACAACTTACATAGACTCATCATCTGGATGGGCAATGACCAGCAAGATATTTCTCTTCTGAGGAGTGCCATCTATATGTCAAAGGATGACAGAGAACAGTATTTTAGtgttaaagaagaaagaaaatttgagaaaacaatCCGTGATGATCCACCATTTAAGAAAGCACTCCTGGAAGATGAAACTGATGCATGAAAAATTTTGCATAACGAAGCAATCCAAATTACAACGAAGGCAGTAATAACCAACAGCCAAGCCATCAAAGAACTCCCCTGAAATCATTTACAGACAAATATATGCATTATTAACTCGAGAATGCCAAAAGAGAACAAACAATAAGCAATAAAATCCATCAAATTCCATTTCCTGATTCTCAGAAGTCATATCCGAGTTAAAGAgcatgagaaaaagaaagctaATACGCAGTTGACATAAACAGATTTAACAACTTAGTTTCAGAGACGTAAAATTCATTGGAGACAGATTAGGGGAAATGAGCTAAATGCCCATAGAAAAACCTGATTCGAGAAAAATCACTCAAATAAGAAAACATTCGTTAAATTACTCTCTTTGATGAATACTCACTCTTTTCTTCGTCTCCTTCCCGGAAAATTTACGGAGCATACAGCATGAGCTTTCAGCGATTTCTGAAACTTCCGGCGAGAATTTCTCGACGATTTGCCGGGAATTTTCCGAAGTTTCTACTGGAGGAAGCTAGAAGAGTGTGAGATCGTGAAGGAGACGGTGTATTGC carries:
- the LOC111779942 gene encoding UDP-glucose 6-dehydrogenase 1-like, whose amino-acid sequence is MVKICCIGAGYVGGPTMAVIASKCPTIEVVVVDISVSKILAWNSDQLPIYEPGLDDVVKQCRGKNLFFSTDVERHVSEADIIFVSVNTPTKTRGLGAGKAADLTYWESAARMIADVSKSDKIVVEKSTVPVKTAEAIEKILIHNSKGIKYQILSNPEFLAEGTAIKDLFNPDRVLIGGRETPDGLKAVQALKSVYAQWVPEERIITTNLWSAELSKLAANAFLAQRISSINAMSALCEATGADVSQVSHAIGTDTRIGPKFLNASVGFGGSCFQKDILNLIYICECNGLNQAASYWKQVIKVNDYQKNRFVNRVVSSMFNTVSGKKIAILGFAFKKDTGDTRETPAISVCQGLLGDKAKLSIYDPQVTEDQVLRDLSMNKFDWDHPIHLQPVSPTAAKEVSFAWDPYEATKDAHAVCILTEWDEFKTLDFQRIFEQMQKPAFVFDGRNVVDVQKLREIGFIVYSIGKPLDPWLKDMPVMA
- the LOC111779943 gene encoding N-acetylglucosaminyl-phosphatidylinositol de-N-acetylase-like isoform X2, which translates into the protein MLRKFSGKETKKRMALLRREISCWSLPIQMMSLCNADGMGTMRREELYKASTVLKVPLNQVKILDHPDLQDGFGKVWDHKLLAEIIEQEISSHGIDLIITFDSYGVSGHCNHRDVHNGVRGFLHNKAPQSFEAWELVSTNILRKYSGPFDIWLSSMFSKEHPSGMMHCLLNERPRQSFLAMAQHASQWVWFRKLFVTFSSYTYVNTLKRIN
- the LOC111779943 gene encoding N-acetylglucosaminyl-phosphatidylinositol de-N-acetylase-like isoform X1, whose translation is MLRKFSGKETKKRGSSLMAWLLVITAFVVIWIASLCKIFHASVSSSRSAFLNDGTPQKRNILLVIAHPDDESMFFSPTMNFLTSRGHKLYILCMSIGNADGMGTMRREELYKASTVLKVPLNQVKILDHPDLQDGFGKVWDHKLLAEIIEQEISSHGIDLIITFDSYGVSGHCNHRDVHNGVRGFLHNKAPQSFEAWELVSTNILRKYSGPFDIWLSSMFSKEHPSGMMHCLLNERPRQSFLAMAQHASQWVWFRKLFVTFSSYTYVNTLKRIN
- the LOC111779943 gene encoding N-acetylglucosaminyl-phosphatidylinositol de-N-acetylase-like isoform X3; translation: MMALLRREISCWSLPIQMMSLCNADGMGTMRREELYKASTVLKVPLNQVKILDHPDLQDGFGKVWDHKLLAEIIEQEISSHGIDLIITFDSYGVSGHCNHRDVHNGVRGFLHNKAPQSFEAWELVSTNILRKYSGPFDIWLSSMFSKEHPSGMMHCLLNERPRQSFLAMAQHASQWVWFRKLFVTFSSYTYVNTLKRIN
- the LOC111779943 gene encoding N-acetylglucosaminyl-phosphatidylinositol de-N-acetylase-like isoform X4 → MFFSPTMNFLTSRGHKLYILCMSIGNADGMGTMRREELYKASTVLKVPLNQVKILDHPDLQDGFGKVWDHKLLAEIIEQEISSHGIDLIITFDSYGVSGHCNHRDVHNGVRGFLHNKAPQSFEAWELVSTNILRKYSGPFDIWLSSMFSKEHPSGMMHCLLNERPRQSFLAMAQHASQWVWFRKLFVTFSSYTYVNTLKRIN